GAGTGGCCATACTTGTGTATCAGGCGGCATCGAGACAAACTTAGCGGCCATGACGTGCTCCGCGTCATCCACGTTCAGTGGGCGCCGTCGTACCCACAAACCTGTCGCAAACCGGTTCAGAGACAAGACAACAAAGAGTAATCCACGAGAATAGATAAAAGTCAATTGCCAAAAAATCGGAATTGTTTTGCAAAATCATCAAAGTCCCGCAAGTCCACCGCTATACCATGTCTCCGACTAATTGGACCAAAGTGTGTTGGATAGCCAAGTTGATGTACCCTTTTGCAAGTTTATATAACAAAATGCAGTAGATAAGTTTATGTATCACTGGAGTTATTAGCTTTAAAAAAAACTAGAACACCACGATTCCATTACTTACAGGAGACAACTAAGTCCCTGTTTAGGAGTACTACTACAGTACACACCCGTTTCAAAAACCATGTCACAATTTTAGGTAAATTTAGATGTATGTAGACACTATTTATTATATATATGCATCTATTTTTAAAAAATACGATATCTTTTTAGCACGTGAAAAGTATAATATTTAGTCATATCAAGTATTTGTCGCAGCAGAtgtcaacttttttttttttttttttttttttggtaataAAGCAGCCGTATGCAtctttttgatgcagaggctgggggcaaatcccccatttcgaaaaaaaaaaagatgtcaACTTTTTTGGCGCATGCCCCTTAGTTACCCAAATCAATGTGAAAGAGATCATATGGATTGAAAATAGTTTTGCTAACATCATTGTAACATTTTAAAAATAGTTTTGCTAACATCATTGTAACACCTTAAAGACGGTTTTACCAATTTCCAGTAGAGAGAAAATTAGCTTAATTCTTATTTTTCTAAATCGTTGGATTATGTCGTGATTACTCGTGAGTTGCAACACGAGTTGTAGTCAAGATTCGATGATGTTGCAGTTCACATAAAAAAATATTCACTCCCTTTGAATAATAATCGTAGTTTAAATTTCAAATGCACATGGTTTCCCAATATATATGATGTGATCATGGAatgccttagagcatctccaccgatgAGCCCCAAATACTAGCCGACAGGACACTTGTAGGCTACATATTGGGGTCGCGGGCAAATGACAGCGAAGAAAGAGTGTTTGGATGGTAGGTGGAGAATAAAAAAGAAGGGAGAGACGGGTAGGTGGGTAGAGAGAGAGAGGCTGACGTGTGGCCCGTGGGAATCTTCCTACGTGAAATTTGTCACCGGAAATTGTAGGCGCACCGGATAGCCTTCTTTCATATAGGGTTTTCTTTTTTGAAATTTGCCGACGCTTGTATTAGGCTCGGGATGATGTGAATTTGTAGTATTAGAAATATCGATTTAAGCAGTTGTCTTAAAACTACTCATAGTAAGATTACATACgtagtaacatcacacaatcTAATACATTTTAGTAACATGGTATGATAATTGCTACCGATTACAATTTAAGGCTAGCTAGCTTCACTTCAAAACAACTCACTTCTATGCAAAGAGAAGCAAAGCGAAGGCCAACTTCCCAACAGCGAAACCAACATGCATTTTGCTGCATTTTATTACTCTCACGACAGCACGCCCCTGACACGGCCCAGCTACGACGAAGCACTCACCGCGCGACCGTCTGCCTGGCAAGACAATCGTCACGGCAAACAAGATTACAAGAGTGGGAGGTCTTTCTGTCCCGGtcaaaccaaaataaaaaaattGGAAAAAAACCGGGCTCGGCCTGTCAGCTGGACGTTCTACCCGGCGCGGCCCGAGCCGGCGCCGTCGTGCTTGAGCCCGAACTCCCTGAACCCGATCTCCATGTCGGCGACGGCGACGAGCAGCTCAGCGGCCTGCGCGGGCTCGAGGATCTCAACGGCGCGCTTCATGGTGCGCAGCCGCAGCGCGTCCGCCCCGGCGAGCACGGCGCCGACGCGTCCGACGAGCCCGTCCACGTCCAGCTCGCCGTCCGCCCCGACGGCGCCGTGGCCCTCCTGCACGGCCCCCATCTCCCGCGACAGCTCGTCCTCCTCGGCGACGGTGCGGCGCTGGAGCTCGTCGATCTGCGCCAGCTGCGCCGGGCTGAGGTCGCCGAGGTTGCCCGACCGCACGCCCAGGAGCAGGTCCGGGAGCTGCGCCTCGAAGCGGCGGCTGGACTCGGTGTAGAGGATGTGGACCAGCGTGGTGGGGCGCCAGCCGGCCAGCCAGTACGCGGCGCCGCGCTCCACGGGGGTGGCCCACGGCGCCGCCAGCGTCCAGACCGGGTCCGCCTCGGCGCGCGCCGCGCAGTAGTCGGAGAAGTGGGCGACGAAGCCGTCCACGAGCTTGGTGAGCTGCGCCTGGTCGTCGCCGTCCCAGCGGGCGGACCGGAGGTCGCGGCGCAGCGAGCGCAGCCCGCGGAACCAGAGGCGGAACCGCCGCGTGGCCGCCTCCAGCTCCATTTTTCTTTTCGTTCCTGTGGCCAGAGCAGGCGGGTGTAGAGGTCGATCGCGCGCGTGCCGGCGGTATTTATGGCGGGCGGCGGAGAGATCCTGGCCGTCGAGCGGGACGAAGGGACGGCTGTGGGCGCGCGCTGCCGCGGCGTATGAGGCAGCGACAGGTGACGTGCATGCAGGAGGCCATGTGTGGGAGCCTGGTGGCCAGATGGCGCTGGACGGCGACGGCGTCACGCTCACGCCGGCCCGGACGGatgaggctgacatcgggaccggCGTGCCAGTGGACCTGTAGCGTGGTCTGGCCACAAGCTGACGACAGCATGAGTCAATAGCCATGAAGGATCGCCGGCCGGTCACCGGAGCGCCGGTGCTGGGATGGTTCAGTAGGGGCCAGGCTTTGGATCGGTTTCCCGTCGCCGGCGTGCACAGTGCCGCGGATTGCGGACGGAGCGCCACCGGACAATATTCGACGCAGCATTTCCCCCACTCTGATCTGATCGATGGTGTCGCTCTTCCACATGATGGTAATAAACTAAGAATGGCATACTTGTTTAGTGCTATTTCTGGTGTCGAGACAATGTGGATAGTGTCGTCTGCTAGTGTCTCCCGATGTCATGGGTCGACTTTCTGTCATCAATAATGGAGCTATCACAACCTTGTCCGATTCGGCGAGCGGCGACCTTTCATCATCCTCAAGTGGAAAGAGTGCCGCTCTGACTTTGTCACTTTCCCCTACTATATGGTTCGATATGAAAAAACGGAAATCGAGCTACatgtaattttttatttttggaaATTTAGAAACTATGATTGTTGTTTGTTTGTTTGAGAGTAGCTTATCACGTGTACCACGCGATTAAAAAATATGATTTAATTTTTAAAAAGTAAAAACAATTCTAAATGTAACCAATAATGAAATTTACAAATTTGCAAAATCTCAGCATGAAACTCTTTGTACTTTTAGGctatacaaaaatgacaaaagtgAATAATACACGTTCAAAACTAGTAGTATACAATTTGTGAGATTTTATCATTTTGTGTAGCTAAGAATACAAAGAATTTCACACTGAGATTTTGCACGTTTGTAGCACACATCATTGGCTATATCAAagtttttttttcagaattttataAATCTTCAAAATAtaaatttgatttttttaaataaaaagCTACATGCGCTCTCCATTTGCAGTTTTCGAGTACTAATCCGAGATTAAGGACTAAATCCTTAAAACCTTGCGGACGGTAATTCACTTATTTGTCTGTATTTACAAGATGAAGCTAGCAGGCCATGATACTGTTGAAACAGTAGACTAATTACTTTGGCTCATGTACTATTTTAGGATTTAACTAAATATCAAATCTTAACCTGGATTGAGAAACTAGTTACTAATGCTTGAGAAAATCACTTTATTTAAGTACCCTTCTAAACTTCTTACATTGTCTATGTCATAGAATCACCGAGGGTGGTGCTTACTTTGTGGGTGAACAAACCAATAGGGAACAAAGTCACTAGTGCGTTGGATTGAAGTCCAACATTTGCCCACAATCCCCATGTGGATGTATTCTTGTGCTTAGACTATCTAGATGGTGTGGCTTTATCGGAAAAAATCTAGATGATGTGGATTAGTAACGAACCTTTTTTTGGCAATATACTTATATCATCACGTAATGTAAGAGTAGCCAAATTAGTTCATAATGTGATGTGTTAGGCGAGAACATCAGATCCCGAGATCCGCGGAACAAAATATTCACGGTTCACCGAATTCAAAGCAACTTGTGTGACCGCCTTTTGGATGATgcgcagaggaggaagaaactaACTTTAGGTGGACTGCATGATGCTGACCACGGCTAACCATGCCAATCACAAGATGGATTATATCCCCTAGTCGGCCTAGGAGCAATTAGGAATTGTCTAAGAAACAATTGTATTTGATGCAATATTTTATACTAAAATTTATAGTACTTATATTCAACTTACTCTTATCAAATTGCAGTCCTAATGACTGTGGTTTTCTAATACCTATATGGAAAAGTTAACCACATATTAATGTTTCGACATATTTGGTATAGTGTTTTTTGTTATACATATGTGTTGCATATCACTGTAAGGTTTGTCTGTGCTAAATTTAATTCTATGTTGTAACATAAGTTGTTCTTGAACTATGTTTCAGAGTTGCGTAAATTATATAGTGCATACATGATATCCTGAAATGTTAAATTTAAGATAGATATCTTCAGTGCTTATAATCTAACAAATGT
This Lolium perenne isolate Kyuss_39 chromosome 1, Kyuss_2.0, whole genome shotgun sequence DNA region includes the following protein-coding sequences:
- the LOC127327541 gene encoding protein DOG1-like 3, with protein sequence MAIDSCCRQLVARPRYRSTGTPVPMSASSVRAGVSVTPSPSSAIWPPGSHTWPPACTSPVAASYAAAARAHSRPFVPLDGQDLSAARHKYRRHARDRPLHPPALATGTKRKMELEAATRRFRLWFRGLRSLRRDLRSARWDGDDQAQLTKLVDGFVAHFSDYCAARAEADPVWTLAAPWATPVERGAAYWLAGWRPTTLVHILYTESSRRFEAQLPDLLLGVRSGNLGDLSPAQLAQIDELQRRTVAEEDELSREMGAVQEGHGAVGADGELDVDGLVGRVGAVLAGADALRLRTMKRAVEILEPAQAAELLVAVADMEIGFREFGLKHDGAGSGRAG